TCTTACGTATGGGTATTtaagttgttttaaatatattcaagttACAAACATTGCTACGGTGACTAACCTTAtgcttgtatatttttatattgttggaCGTGTATCTTCAGAGTCaagttctagaaatggaattcTGAGTCAGATAGAAatgcatatttagttttattagaaatcataaaataacCAATACTTTGAAGCATACATGCATTTAGTTTTATTAGTTACATTGTCAAATTCCCCTCCAGAGGTTGTACCAATTGGTGTTACCTCTGGCAACATATGAAAGTGTCTTACTTCCCCACGGTTTTGACAACAAAATGGGTTGTCATACTTTTTAGTGTATGTCAAATTGATTTGGCATTTCCCATAcccttttcaatttatttcattttttaaaaatagacttttttttttttgagtactttgaggttcacagcaaaattgagttgAGTACGTATTGTTGCTGTATGTCCTCTGCCACCCTCCACCCAACCgaccccagcctccccagctaTCAATGTCTCAGcccagagtggtacatttattGCAATTCTTTTTACATgcaaaactgtttttatttttttcaaatggccAATTTTGTATCATAAGCCAAAAACCTTTCTATACACTGAAATTACCTGTATGTTCAGTATGTGTATGATTTCAGTTTGTAAATTCACATCTTTGATCAGTGTGGAGTTGATTTTGGTATATGGTATGGGGTATAGATCAAATTGTATCAACTTCCATGTGACTATCCTGATGTTCTAATCATTTAATCTCATcgtttaatcatttatttaaaaattcattattttcctgGTGATTTGAGACATCATCTTTATTATATACTAAATTTCTGTATatgattttctattctattccacttatatttttatgtatttatgtaccagaatgacattttttaaatatagagtCTTTATGGTATATTTTAATGTCTCCTGGGATTATCAGTCACCTCTCAATCTTTTCATCGTTTCTTAGCTGTTTTTGCATGTTGGTTTTTCCAAGTGAATCTGAGTAATAACTAGCTCAGgcattgttgattttttttttgtaaaggctCAGAAAGTATATACTTTAGGCTTTgggggccatatggtctctgttcaACTAATTAACTCTGCTTGTGTGAAAGAAGCCATGAGCAATACATTCATGAATAAGTGTTACCTTGTTTCAGGAAAACTTTATAAAAAGGCTAGGCTGCAAGCCAGAGTTACCTGTGGCCATAGTTTACCCACCTTTGGTCTCGTTCCATgaagaagtttattatttttgttggaaTTGTATTAGTTTATAAGTCTTTTTAGGAGGAACTAACATCTTCATCATACTGAATTAATCTATCCGaaaagatatctttccatttgtttaagtGTACTCTTGGGTCTTTCGGTAGTGTTTGAAagttttcctcttcttcattttacataattattgtttaatttatctttaagtatttcatatttttttgtacAAAGAGTATTCTCTGTCATTGTATACTCTAGTTATTTGTGTACAAAAAAGTGCTGTTCATTTCTGTGTGTATTATATCCTGCTGCCTTGCTGAATTCCTTtgagtcaggttttttttttttttagattttatttatgtattcatttgagatagagcacaagagagcaggagcaggggagcgAAGGgtgagtgagaagcagactccctgctgagccaggagctggAGGTGGAGCTAGATCcaaggacccagagatcaagtcccaggcctaaggcagatgctcaactgactgagccacccaggtacccctaaccTTTGAGTCAATTTAATGTTGATTCTCTCTAGGGTTTTTGAATCATAACCTATATCTCCAAAcagatataaatttatttcttttctattattatacttctaattgatttttattttcttattgcattagctaatACTTCCAAGTCAGTGTTTAGTAATGGAAGAGATAGTGATTGTTCTtgacttgttcctgatcttactgGAAATGACTAGTTTTTCTCACTTAGATACTAGCTGTTAGACTAAAGaatgtataatttattatttaaaaggaaGTCCATCAATTCCTACTTTGAGTATTTTCATTAGGAATAGATGTTGATTTCTGTTGTGAGTTCCTTCAGCATCTATGATGATAGTCATGATTTCTCTCCATAGATCAGTTAATATGTGGTATCATATTAATGGATTTCCTAATTGAACAAATCTTACATTTGAATAAGTTCATCTTTCTTGTGATGTTACTTTTCTTAatatgattttagatttttattagtatttttcacACTAATGCTGggctataaacatttttatacttttcatcaGATTTAGTTGTCAACATTAAGCTATTTTCACAAAAGACTagaagtttttcttaatttttagtaTTCTGGAAAACATTTTTGCAGCATTGAGTTTATTTGGTCTTGGTAAGTTTGTTAGAATACCCTTTAGAAATGATGTCTATCTAGTGCTTTTTTGTGGGATAATTCCTTAACAATCTTCTGTTTATTCTGTGCATATTAGTGTTCTAAAACTTTCTGTCTCTGATAAGGGTGATTTTGGTAAATTAGGTTTTTCCCAGGAAACAGTATTTCATAGGTTATCCCATTTATTTGTGTAGAAGTCTGCAAAATGATGTTTTGtgtatgtggggtttttttgttttacttgttatttattccttttcttttttaataaatatgtacattCTCTTTGTCTTCATTAAATCATTTAAGTTTTTCCAAATaagtaggatttttatttataattaggttgcttttctctttatctttagttcactgatttccatttttatttttattttcttccttaatttcctttgaTTTACCTTTCTCTTAGTTCTTTGATCTGAGAATTTAGTGTTtgttcatttaatctttttattgatataaaaGTAAGACTATGAACATTCCTGGATCACTGCTTTAAGTTTACTCTATAGATTATAATCTGTAATAGTTTTAATTatcaatatttagaaattttatttcaggggtgcctctgtggctcatttggttaagtgtctgccttctgcctttgggtcaggtcatgatcctggggttctgggatggagctcctcatggggctccctgctcagtgggaagtctggttctctctctctccccatcccctatcgtgctctctctcaaataaataaataaaatttttaaaaaaagaaattttgtttcatCTCCCCATTTGCTGAAGAGTTGTCTTAATAGCTTATTTTCCCCACTTAGGAGGGGCTTTTTTAAATTtggcattttaataaatttttagttTCATGTCACTTTATGGAACTTACTGATGTTGTCTCTGTGACCTAATACATGACAGGATTCTGTGACTGAGTCACATGTGCCTGAGAAAAAAGTTTACTTCGTATTATTAGGGCATAAGTTTCCATAGCTATTCTTAAGATTTACTTGATAATTAGATTATCTAGGTCTTctgcatcattatttatttttgttctgctttgtaAGTCTTTACTGATTGTGGcatgttgttttattattaatgtttttaatctgtatttcttGTTGTCTCTTGTAGTTTTTGCTTTGTAAGGGTGACTGCTATGTAACTTGGTTCAAAATTATATCTTACAAGCTCTATTTTAATTACGGCTTTCAACATTAAAAAGTTATTCATCATGTCTAATATTTTTCGGCCTGagttcttttcttcttgatatcTTGGATACAGGgccttcctttattctttctatttacctctgatcctttttttttttttttttttttatggcctgtgatcctttttctctccctttagtttCAGCCTTTTTGAGTCTTTAAGCATCTCTTGTAGTTGGCATGTAGTTGGATCTTGCTTTGTGAGCCATGGTAAAAACATTTGAAGAGGTGAGCCAAACTCCTTCGCATGCATTGATGATTGATACATTTGGTCTCCGCGTGATCATATTGTTTATATTTGTCCTAATTTTTCAGCTACTTGTGTTTTCATTgctctttcattaaaaatgtttttagaatgtTTGGTTTTTGTTATCATGGCATAGATCTTTTGTGATGTTAGTCCCATTTTCTTATTGAGCCTTTAATTATCTGGTTTTTCAGTTTTTAGTAGGAACCCTTTCCTCCTGTCTGCCACTAATGCACTAACTAGTGAggccactttctctttcttctctcagctTTTAGTTGAATTATGTCtattttattgaaacataaaGTGTTTAACAAGACTGCTAATTTAGTAACACTTTGGCACTTTTGTCATTGTGGTAAGGTTTTAtggggtttttgtcttttttaatgagttggcatttttttaagataatgggGAGATAGAGTGTGtctctttaattttccttttttctaaaaaaaaaaaacaaaaaacaaacaaacaaaaaacttcatcTTGAAGGAcccttaaattttctttcttttctccttcactaTGCAGCCCAGAGGGTTcgttcctctccctccctgtttaCTCTCTCCTGAAGCACCTGCCAGGACTGCCTCTTTTACTCTGGTGTGGGTGCTAAGTCCCTTTCTGATACCATTTTCTGATCAGAACCTTCAAAATGTGTTTTGTACTTAGAGTGGGTTTTCTCTCTCTGGCAGGAAACTCAGTTGATTTTGTGTACCCCGAGCCCTCGTCTGCACCCCACATACTCTCATGGGCAGCATGCATAGCTTGCACTTGAGAGCCGGCCAGCTGTGACTTGAAGATGTGGGCTTGTGTTGTgcgtttgtttttcttcttgctccTTTAGCTTCTAAAGGAGGTGTCGGGAAATTGGGCTTCCTACAGCCACCATTACCCCGACTTTGCTTTATTACTGTGTTCTGTAGAGTTCTCCCAGAGGTATTTTGCCCTTTTTCCATACATAAGTCGGTTTTCTATCCACTGAAGTCAGTTTTAAATCATTGTTGTAGAAGCTCATAGGTTTTCTGAAAAATCCCAGTTGAACTACAATTTATGGTTTCCCTGACTTCTTTGTTTCAGGCTGTATTGGGTTCACCCTGAAGGAAACAGCAATCAGAAGAGTCAACTCACTGCCCATTGGGTTGTGCTTGAAAGTTTGGTCTTCCTTGACCTGCGCACTGTTTACTTTTCAGAGGCCTTAAGTGCCTAGCCCATGGATTCTGTCCAGATTTCAGAAAtgcattctggggatccctgggtggcgcagtggtttagcgcctgtctttggcccagggcgcgatcctggagactggggatcgagtcccacgtcaggctcctggtgcatggagcctgcttctccctctgcctatgtctctgtctgtctctttctctctgtgactatcataaataaattaaacaaaatttaaaaaaaaaaaagaaatgcattctgAGGGAGAACAAAAATGGCATGTGTTTACTCCATCTTAGCCTGGAACCAGAATCATGCCACTTGTCGTCTTTATACTGGCAGCTACGTAGGGACTCCATGTCATAGAGAGCCTCAACTAAATGTGCCCACTTGTTTTCTGGGTCTCAGGAGTTCTTTCTTGCTTCTGATCCTCCGGAGCAGAAAGGTTCTTGAGGAAACGGAAGCCTCCGTGGCCTGAAATAGGCAGGTTAAAGCTGCCGAGGGAAGGAATCAGTGGACAAGTCTGAgctctctgacttcttttatGCCCGTAATGGACTACCTCCCGAATTGTTTGTGGCTGAAATACAAGTCCCCTTAGGCCACTGTAAATTTTGGATAACCAGAAGTGTGATGATGGCATGCCCTCCAGTGAAGGAAGGATGTCTATTGTCAAGGAGTGGTTTCGTGGGAGTGCAGGTATAGTGTGTGTTCCCTACTGCCCTGTAGGTCCCTCCTGCAGCCCGAGTTCCTGCTGGGAGGATGATGCCTTAGCATGTGTTGTCTTCCACTGAGATTTAGGGATAGGGGCCTTTTTCTTCGATGCTGTTAGAATCCCCAAGGAAGCTGTAGATTGTGCAGGTGGTCTTCAGATTCTCCCTTGTCCCTTTTCTGTAGAGTTCTCTGAGATGGTGTAGGATTCCGATTAACCTCAGAATTGAATTTAAGGCATTGTATAAGAAAACCCATCTGCTCTTTTAAGGAAACCAGTTTACCCATTTTCAGGTTCTTCGAGTGAAATGATCTGGTGCTAAATTTGCTCATTTATGATGGTGTATTCTTTTCTCATCCTTGTGTTTTACAGAATGCTGTCTTCCTTGAGAAATCAAATTCTTAGGACCAGGAGGTAAATGCTGCTTTCTTTCCAGTTAGATTCTAGGTAAGCTAAGTTTCTCTGGTCCTCAGGCATGTACCTTCTCTTAGATCGTGCTCTGTCAGAGTGGCCCCCTGTCTTCTGGAACTCGGCCTTTTGCTTTTACCATAGGGACACGAAGAATTACAATGAGGTTTATTCACGCACTCAGCAGATGCTTAGTAAGCTCCagctgtgtgcctggcactgctCTGTATCCTAAAGAAAGAGCAGTACACAAGACACATAAACATCCTTGCCATATTTTAgaccataaaaaaacaaattatgtagCGTATCCAAAGGTGATCAGCGTTGTGGAAAAATCGGAAAAGCAGTCTTGGGAACACTGGGCATGGGGATGGCCCACAGTTCTGAATATGGTGGTCACGGGAGGCCTCCTGGAGAAGTGACAGCTGAAGTAGTAGTTGAGGGAATTAAGAGAGCTGTGCATACCCACATACCCACAGGGAAGAAAGCTGGAGAAACCAGCAGGGAAGGACTGAGGCCCTAAAGGGAGTTGGGGTGAGGACAGCTGGGAAGCCATTGTGGGCACATCATGTGGGGAGAACAGAGAGCAGGTCAGAGAAGCAGTGGTAAGGTCGCAAAGCAGCCCCTTTGAGGCCTCTAGGGCCTTTGTGGGGGCTGAAAGAGGTGGGGAAAGGGGAGGCCACTGAAGGGAGAAGAACggattctgttgttttatttttattttgtttggatttttatttgacagagtgcaagcgtacaagcaggggtaggggcagaggaagagagagcccaagcagaggGCAGatcttcactgactgagccccaccCCAAGCACCCCTGTTCTGTTGTTTTAACAGGAGTTCACTGGTTGCAGGGTTGAGGGCTTGTGGGTATAAGGAGGGTAATGATAGGATGGCAGGAGTTGCTGGGGCTACCATGATGAACTGCCACAGACTGAGTGCTTTAAACAGCAAATTGGTTGcctcacagtctggaggctagaagtccaagatcaaagtgtcaggtttggtttcttctgagatctCTCCATGGCTTGCAGACGGCCACCTTCTCTTGGTCCTCATATCATCTTCCCCCTGCCCACAGATTCTAAATAcctctgtgtcctaatctcttcttataaagacatcagtcaaaatggattagggcccacctaaatttaccccccccttttttttttaagattttgtttgtatattcgtgagagacgcacagagagagacatagacagagggagaagcaggctccattcaggaagcccaatgtgggactcgatgccaggactccaggatcatgccttgagccaaaggcagatgcttaaccactgagctacccaggtgtccctaactttACCCTTTAAAAGTCCTGTCTCCAGGGCCTCTGGCTGGCCTAGTCCATAGAGCaggtaactcttgatctcaaggttgtaagattgaacctcacattgggtgtagagtttactttaaaatctttttaaaaagtaaaataaagatcctgtttccaaatacagccacattcCAAGGTAACGGGGTGTGGGGttggttagagcttcaacatacaAATCCAGGAAGCACCCCCTTCACCCCTTAACTGATAGGAACCAGTTAGGAGGTTTTTACCATCATCCAAATAAGAAATGAGCATGATTTGGACCAAGGTTGCAGCAGCAGACACAGTGAGAAGTGGTTGCATTCTAGTTTTGAGAATGGAGCCCATGAATTTGTTGATGACTCAGTtgtagagagtgagagagattgCAGGATACTCCAGGGTTTGGGCCTGAGGACAGGAAAGGATAGATTTGCCCTGAACTGCGATCAGGCAGAGGAGTAGTGGAGTAGGTCTGGATTTCAGCTCGGTGCAGCTTCTCTGCTGGCCTGCTTTTTGACTAAGTAAGGCAAGAGCAGATACGGGACATTGAGTTCTAAATTCTACTAACAGAAAATGTTCTTTGTGACACTTTAGGCTTTGGGGGTTGATTGTGGAAGCTGCAGCATACACTCTGGTACTTAGTAACTAATAATATGTTATTATTagtagtttttggttttgttttagctttgggggttttgttttgttttgttagtagTTTTCAGATAACTTTTTCTCAAGAGGCCCATGGTTCATCAGTAATCAAGGGTATGTGTTCTGTGGCTGCCTGCAGCCCCTTAGAACTCAGAGACTCAGCATCTTGGTAAATACATGGAGTAGTATTCACTCTCTTGTATCATCAGGTCAGAAAGGTACTCATCTTTAAGATACTTCATTGGGTAGCAGGAGTTCATTTGACTGGTCAGATGTGTACACTTATTTCCTAGGATCCATTATCGAATGAACAGAGAGAAATGATCTTGGAGTGTAAGGAATTCTTGTACGATAACTATGAGGGTCACCTGGAACAGGTAATTTGGAccaaaaaatgtaatttctatgACAGTTTTGTTGATCACGGTGACATGATAGAATATTtgaaatcggggatccctgggtggcgcagcagtttggcgcctgcctttggcccagggcgcgatcctggagacccgggatcgaatcccacatcaggctcccggtgcatggagcctgcttctccctccgcctgtgtctctgcctctctctctctctctgtgactatcataaataaataaaaaaattaaaaaaaaaaaaaagaatatttgaaatctaTGATGTAGAGTTAACTGTATTTAGCATAAACACGCCATCTCTTGTGTGTAGcccacctccttcccttctccgAGCTGTGGACGTCACTGCTCTTTCAGCCATGCATCAGTTTTCTCTCATACTGTTCCTCTGTAGTGGTTTGAACACTACCTTTCTGTGGACCTCTCTCTGGCTTCTTCAAGAAACTGCTCTACTCCCACCCTGTTCAGTTTTGAGTTGACACCTAAAGccttggtatttctttttctatttataaataacttttttttttttttttaaattatgacaaCCATCTCTGTGCCTTACGCATGGAGAGTTTGCAAATTGCTGAATGGAAATTGGGAAACCAATTAGCAAATGGATGAAACAGAAAGTCCCCCATCTTCTGGATCCCTTTGCCTCATTGTTTACTCTGAATTCAGGTGGCCTGCATATTGTTTCCTCACACATACACAGGCTCTAGTCCTATATGTCACAGTTGATGAATGGTGGACCCTGTCCCCAGAAGAATGTACATACACCAAATAACATTTGCAATCAGTTTCACAGTTTTTGTGGTTATTTAGGAGTCTATAGATGCTGCATAAGGACTTCTGTTCTAGctttgagcacctgctatgtgccaggtactaggGAAACagcattgaaatgaaaaaaatccctgtCCTTTAGGGGCTGACATTCCAAGGAGGAAAATACAACAGTATAACAGGAGTGTTATATGTGTGGGTCAGCTGGGATGCAGGTGTATTACAACGTAAAGTAGGATGGCCAGGCAAAGATTTGAAGGTGATGAGGGGGATGGAACCTTGAAGATCTAGAGGGGATAGCACTTTAGCCAGGAGACAGCACACATGCAAAGATCCTGAAGTGGGGGTGACCTGCTAGTTTGAACAGCAGCAGAGAGACAATGTGACTGACATGTGCACAGTAGAAGAAAAGCAAGGAGACGAGTCAGTGGTAACCAGGAGGCAGAGTTCTTAGGGGCTTGTTGGTTTCTAACAGGAGCAGTCTGGCAGAGCGATAAGGGCGAATGTTAGATTGGAGGATGTTCCAGAAACCTTAGAAGACAAGACCTGGAGGCAATAAACAGATTGATTTCTTTTGAAGAAATttgcaggaaaaagaaacagaagtggGATTATAGCTTGAGGGCAAGGTGGTCAAGAGAAGTTCTCATGTTGGTTGTGCTTTTGTTTTAGGAGAACAGGACAGCCAGCTTGCTGGTTAGTGTGATCCACACAAAAAGAACAGGTGCAGGATAGGGAGGATTGAATTGCTGGAGTGATGTCCTTGTGGAGTAAAGGGATAGAATCCAGTACGCCAGTGGAAGGGCTGTCTGTCCTTAGACTGAGTAAAGGCAGTTTGTCATCCGTAAGGACAGAGGAAAGATGGAGCCATGACCATGCTGGCAAGAAGTTAGTTGATGTGGTGGGAGCATGTAGAAGtggttttttatgtttttgttttgagcaTAAGTGTATATTGTGTTGtattgtgggggtttttttggcttacttaaattttctcaaaaataggAAGCAAAGTCATCAGCTTTTACTCCTTAGATGATGAGAAAGGTTTAGAATGTATGAGGGGAGGATCCAATATGGAAATGATCACTGAAAAGAGTGTAAAGGGCACAGAATATGAtggttttttccctttcttgtttcTCCTGTGTTTCTTCTTTGGTATATTGTGAGTGGTTGATTAAGTGACCAATTcattgccccctccccccccgccgtGCTTCTCTCTCAAATCAGCCCAGTGTACAGCATTAGTCTGTGTTATTTCCTGTTGACCATGGCGTCTTTAATTCATCTACTACTATAGCTTCATGGAAAATAGGTCCTTAGTTGAAAGACCTCTgcatttctctcctctccttcctttttaatctCCTACTCAATTGAAGATGTGGCTGCATCCCTTATCCAGGAAGAGTGGAGCATTGGCAGCCTAAGCAGAGGGCCCTTTTCAGTGAAGTGACAAAGGAGAGTTAtgtaattgtgattttttttgtataaggGCTTATTTCTTCAAGATGCTCAACCTCAGTTTTAATACTTGCACATCCCtcgaaagaggaaagaaattcttCCATATCTCTTCATTATATAAGGAAGAGCCTGGTACAAAAAGCAGGCTTGAAGCCCAAGCTTTCATCTATagtcaggatttttctttttgagcagGGTTTGTGCTCATAGCAAAGCAGAATCTTCATCTTAATAACAGTGAGCGTGAGAGCTAACACAGAGTGCTTACTGTGAGATATGTAGTGATTACGTGTGTGTTCAAATCTAATGATCATTCCTGATTCCTTCCCAACTTTGCTACCGAGAGGACTGCATAGACCTTCCCAGTCCCTTTGGAGTTGTTCTCCTCTTGAGCAAGCACACTAACTGTTAGGCCTGTTGTGATTACTCAGTTGAAgcaggggaaagaggaggaagccTAGTGTTGAGATCACCCAGGCTCATGACAGAAATAACTCTTCCTGGACTTTTCCCCATATGTGTCTCTGACTAGTTGTAtgttagaaaagaggaaaagattgCAAGCCCTATAAAAACTAGAGCACTTATGAACTGATGGAACAGTTCCATCTTTCCTGCAGTAATAACCTTGTGCATTCTTTTCCTAGTtacaggaatataaataatatttcttctttgtctcaCAGGGTTGGAAATACCAAGTGAAGAATTAGTGTGTATAATGCTGGAAGCTTGTAGAGATGAGCTGCTCATGACTGAAAGGCCTACAACAGATGTATCTTTCAAGTTCATATCAAGAAAACAACGATGAAAAAAATGATGGGTCAGGAAGACAAGTGGAAGACTTCCTAGGAGAGAGCCATAGAAAATGTTCACTTCACAAGAGAGATATAATCAGAGaactcagaaaagtaaaatatatcatgTATGCCCTCAGAAGggtaaaaagatttttattcatgtgcATGAGATTACTCAAATAGATGATCAGATATACCAGTGCCTTGAACGTGAGCAAAACTTCTGTGAAAACTTAGCTCTTATTATGTGTGAGAGATCCCATACTGGGGAGAAACCTTGTAGATGTGATATGTGTGAGAAAACCTTCATCCAAAGCTCAGATCTTATTTCACACCAGAGGATCCACAATTATgagaaaccttacaaatgtaGCAAATGTGAGAAGAGCTTTTGGCACCACTTAGCTCTTTCAGGACACCAGAGAACACATGCAGGTAAAAAATTCTATACATGTGATATTTGTGGCAAAAATTTCGGTCAGAGCTCTGATCTGCTTGTCCACCAGCGAAGCCATACAGGCGAGAAACCATATCTGTGTAGTGAGTGTGATAAATGCTTCAGTCGAAGTACAAACCTTATAAGGCACCGAAGAACTCACACAGGTGAGAAACCATTTAAGTGTCTGGAGTGTGAAAAAGCTTTTAGTGGGAAATCAGATCTGATTAGCCACCAGAGAACTCATACTGGTGAAAGGCCCTACAAATGTAATAAGTGTGAGAAAAGTTACCGACACCGTTCAGCCTTCATTGTTCATAAAAGAGTTCATACCGGGGAGAAGCCCTATAAGTGTGGTGCCTGTGAGAAATGCTTTGGCCAGAAATCAGACCTCATTGTACACCAGAGAGTTCATACGGGTGAGAAACCATATAAATGCTTGGAATGTATGAGAAGTTTTACCCGGAGTGCCAACCTCATCAGACATCAGGCAACTCATACTCACACTTTTAAATGCCTTGAATATGAGAAAAGTTTCAGCTGTAGCTCAGACCTTATTGTGCATCAGAGAATTCACATGGAGGAGAAACCACATCAGTGGTCAACATGCGAGAGTGGCTTCCTCCTAGGGATGGACTTTGTTGCCCAACAGAAAATGAGAACTCAGACTGAGGAGCTGCATTATAAATACAGTGTATGTGATAAAAGCTTCCACCAGAGCTCAGCTCTTCTTCAACATCAGACAATCCGTATCGGTGAGAAACCATACATCTGTAATATGGGCGAGAAAGGTCTTGAGCTCAGCCCTCCCCATGCGTCAGAAGCCTCACAAATGTCTTGATCAGACAAGAAGTTACAATAccataaaaaatgtatttacctGTGAGAGAACTCATTAAAGAACTCTAGGCAAATCTCACACTTTCCTCAGAGCTCAGACTTCAGTGGGGACCAGAGAATGCAACTGGGGAAGTTGAGAAATGGTTTGCCCAGAGAACTACCCTAATAGAACACTTAATCAGCCACTCCGATGAGAAACCATACAAATGCCTTGAGTTTGGACAAACCGTTAGTCCAGGCTCATATCTGATCACCCGCAAGGGGATTCCTACAGGTGGGAAACTTTACAAATGCAGTGAGTGTAAGAGAGCTCTCTAGCAGCATTCACCCCGCCTCATCCCAAGAGAATTCGCTCCAG
The Vulpes lagopus strain Blue_001 chromosome 10, ASM1834538v1, whole genome shotgun sequence genome window above contains:
- the ZNF322 gene encoding zinc finger protein 322 gives rise to the protein MFTSQERYNQRTQKSKIYHVCPQKGKKIFIHVHEITQIDDQIYQCLEREQNFCENLALIMCERSHTGEKPCRCDMCEKTFIQSSDLISHQRIHNYEKPYKCSKCEKSFWHHLALSGHQRTHAGKKFYTCDICGKNFGQSSDLLVHQRSHTGEKPYLCSECDKCFSRSTNLIRHRRTHTGEKPFKCLECEKAFSGKSDLISHQRTHTGERPYKCNKCEKSYRHRSAFIVHKRVHTGEKPYKCGACEKCFGQKSDLIVHQRVHTGEKPYKCLECMRSFTRSANLIRHQATHTHTFKCLEYEKSFSCSSDLIVHQRIHMEEKPHQWSTCESGFLLGMDFVAQQKMRTQTEELHYKYSVCDKSFHQSSALLQHQTIRIGEKPYICNMGEKGLELSPPHASEASQMS